AGCTTGAATTaccaaaaacaaagaaaaatataaattataacaaCAACCTCAAAGCAAAACCTAAAGACGTGTGTAAGCTTTACCTCAAAGGACCTTGTAGATTTGGTgctaaatgtaaatttttacaCGAACGAAAAGAAGACACCGAAAAAGAAATTATTGAAGATGTCAAAGAGGATGTGAAAATAACTTACGAATTAGAAATACGGTTTCCGGAAGAAACATGGTATCCATATCAGCCTCCATTGCTGTTTTTCAAAATGGAAAATAAGAATAATGTTGTACCAGAATTAACATGTTTGAAAGTAACAGCCAGGTTGTTGGATGAAGCAAAAGCGCTCGCGCAAGACGGAATACCTAGCATATACTCTTTAGTCGAATTATTAAACAATGAAGAagatattttgaactttattaagTTTGATACAAGAACTTTCCCCGAATTGAGTGATACATTGTTTCCTCAGTTAATAGAAAATTCTAGTTTAAGTAAAGAAAAGTTACCATCTCACTACAAGAAAAGTCAAAATAGAGATAATAGGAGCAATGTGAACTTTGAAGAAGTTTTGAAAGAAAACAAACACATTGCCAAAATGTGGGCGGAGAAAACTGACAACAATAGGTACCACAAAATGATGTCTGGTAGAAGAAAGTTGCCTGCGTGGAAAAAAAGGACAGATATATTGAATGCTATGAAAAAGTCACAGGTAAGATATAGTTTAAAAACTCAATAATAGTAAATAGCTTTGTCTTACATGtaaagtaaacaaacatttGCTATTCATCTCattattgcataaaaaagtagaCATCTAAAtaccaataaattaaaaactttcaaagacaAATCATGATGCCATGACAAGTTTTCAACTGTGTTACAGtcccattttatttttaatccagCCTTCCCTCCCCAGGTGGTAGTTATAAGCGGAGAAACAGGGTGTGGTAAAAGCACACAAGTGCCACAGTACATATTAGACGACTGGTTGGAACGGTTCCACAAGGACGGACCGCAGCACGTAGAGATAGTGTGCACTCAGCCTAGGAGGATATCGGCTATTGGTGTGGCGGAGAGAGTGGCTGACGAACGGGTGGAGAAGACTGGGCAAGTTGTTGGTTATCAGGTGAGGGATTCTGTAATTAAAATTTCAGAATAAAGCCTCAGATATTTAACTGTATCTAAATACACATCTAACTGTATCtaaatgtacagtcgcggaatgaaaaggttcgtcaccttagtgtcggttttcgcttgcactaggtagagtcaaacctgccaacataaccgtgcaagaaacagtgctgctaacatttaaataaatatgacgtttgctaacgaataaggttttgcttgtttatttttctatcccatcagggcaatgttacaaaatgtagttttttttatttaatagataatggcaggttgaaccaacaagaaggttttagtttatcaatcataataatcttcttgacaagttaaatcgtcaaacaactttgatctgaataattttgaactttactgacaacagttaaagattattttctctaactcgagattattctgtaacatagtttcaaaaggtattatgtgctcgcgattcgttgaaggaatcaatttgaaaactgacgaaccttttcattccgtgactgtacagcCAAATAGCAGTTTTCTCAGTTTTCTACTCATTGCTTGTTTTTCATAAAATGAATGGCCTCTAGATTTACACAATTACTATCcaatattattttgaagatcCTAATGTAACGTGTGGAACAGTAATATTACATTTAGAATAGGCTAgttgcctaaaaaaatttttttagtccgtaatgtttaatatcaaaaaatattggacacatatatttttatttgtcaatctaacaaataattacatagttatggtgcgttgaagttgcgcacgacgtcacaacgtgcggcatttttaagcaagcgttgacgtcacgggcctcttcttatgaactttggggcgctttatctctttaaattttcattagtttgaaaaagtgaaaaatacgtgtagagtattttttgataagttaactgacggactaattaaaactcttgctttttgacccaggcaacATCCCCATTAATGCAATATTTTAGGCTAACATTAAGCAGGCCTTGCCTACATAGCTCACCTTTAGTGATTTTTCAAGTGGAAAATATATCTGGTTCATTCTTTAAATTGCTCAGTCCGGTCATTAATGAGTTAAAAGCTTTAGCCCCATCAATTTTTGAGTAATAATTATATCCATCCATTTCAGATACGATTAGAAAGCAAAGTGTCATCCAAAACGCGCTTAACATTCTGCACAACCGGTATACTCTTACGGAGGTTAGAATACGACCCTCAGCTAAAGTCCGTCACTCATATACTCGTGGACGAAGTGCACGAGAGGTCGGAAGAGAGTGACTTCTTGCTACTCATCCTGAGGGACCTCGTCAAAGTCAGGAAAGATCTCACAGTGATACTCATGAGTGCGACCTTGAACGCTGACCTCTTTTCGCAGTACTTCGAAAAGGTTCCAGTGTTAGAGATTCCAGGtatgtcttttttcttactagTTGTGCTAGTTACTAAGTTCGTTGGTTaaattcagccaaatgacgtccactgctggacaaaggccactcCCAAAGATTTCCTCAAtgaccgatcctgcgctgcccgcattctaGTGCTTCTCGCGGcctcactagatcgtcggtccacctagtgggaggcctgcatacactacgtcttccggcccatgGTTGCCTTTTCTGTCCCATCAGCTCTCAGCTCTACGCTATGTGATTAAAGTTTAATCTAATATAAAACCAAACTTTCATCAAAATTCATTTTCGAAATGTGTACTAATTTGTTATTTGTTTCAGGTCGCACTTTCCCTGtagaacaattatttttagaagATATAATGGAATTAACGAATTACGTGTTAGAAGAAAACGGTCCTTACGCTAGAAAAGTTAAAAAAGGTAtaactttatttcattttagaTTTCCAAACTGAGTTTGACTTacgtacttaattaatttatgatacACCCACATTAACACAtgtcaaaataatgtttatagGAGACAAAAAGGCCGATCTCGAAACGGAGTTAGAAACAGCTGACGTTCGGGCTGATTCTAACGAAGCGCCCAAACAGTCTATACGAGACGACAACCTTACAATATCTCAGATGCTGGCTCGATATCCCAAATGCAGTAAAACCACTTGCAAGAATATGTACCTTATGGACAGTGAAAAGGTAAGGTTTGACAAAATTTTAATCAATCTAAtgagttatttttgacatgacattgacagatatgtcaaaatccaccaatcatgcagcatttggacctcgcgtctatgtattgccatctggcggatttttcaatcgcgtaAACCCTCATTGAAATGACAAGGGCTGAGAAATGCTGATAATACAaagtgtcccagaatgggtgaatcaagcTGCTATGGGAGGTAGCTTGACCTCTGAACTACTACGGGGTAAGTCAGAGGTAAAACTACCCACTTCTCACAGAAGTTTGATTCAACcattttgggacatcctgtatattgATTGTCTTAATTACATTGTGCAACATCAATCGTTACAGTTCAAACTGCTATACAAGATGGTTTAAGAGTAATTTTGAGAAAATCTCttgtatatttattatgtatctcACATTTTCAGATAAATCAAGATCTCATTGAACACGTGCTTACGTACATAGTGAATGGAGACCACAATTGGCCGAAAGAGGGCGCTATTTTAGTGTTCTTGCCTGGTATTGCCGAAATCATGTCCTTGCACGATCAGCTTGCTGAGAGCCATACCTTTAGTCCCAAGTGAGTATAATAGTTTATTTATAGAACAGACGAGAGACTATTCAcgaggtaatttttttatccaaCACTTTTCCTCTGTGAACCGTCTCTCCTCTGCGCAATCTGTAATAGTATAGTTTAAGTTGTTCTCATTTCCTTTATtcaagactagctttccgcccgcggcttcgcgcgcgtggactacattatctacatattttacggaaccttatttttttccaaaataaaatttagcctatgttactcgtggataatttagctttcgaatggtgaaagaatttttaaaaacggtccagtagtttttgatcatattcattacaaccaatcaacaaaaaaagttttcctctttataatattagtgtaaaaaaaaactaccgtTATTGCGTTTCTATTTGTTGTAAGAGAATTCTGAAGTGAAAGAAAGAGACAAATATAGCTTAAAGTAaatagtagagatgaaacggatagttgtttggccggataccggataccggatatccagctgctaggccggatagccggatatccggcggccggatagttgccCCATTGtgtcgttgcatgtcgtgacgagtttagcgccgcacaggtgcttcgaacacaatcagtgggtctattagtagactagagtAGTCACacttcgaaaatcgaatcagttcgaatagaatgtcagattttgccacttgtctagggggcagaccaattcgggcgatttcggttgccatcgtgagtgtgtgttTACTTGCTgcataatctgactgaactgcatcatgacatcagaccatcatcagtgaaaaaagatcgcctattttatttggcaatatttcgacattaacagatatttactatttatgtattcgtcattagagtgaatagcccagaaaaagaaattagtttttttaaaggtcttaattaatatggcttttttgtaactttttggactataaataaaagccgtcattattttatgccattttattgatgtttacctcaaagattaatgtatttcattttattaataggaaattgtcgtagttttttaatatccggtatccggccggatagtgagttactatccggtatccggccggatagtaaatttaggccggatatccggcctaccggatagttaccggatatccgtttcatctctagtaaatAGAGAAGAACTCATGCGCATgtttattaactttattttgtatgtttttattattttatacgcGGATTATTTCAAGTACCGATTTCTTATAAGATaataaatatacagattttttcCTCTCGACGTTTattatctttaatttttttaggacCGGCAAATTCGTCTTAGTTCCACTACACTCAACTTTATCCAGCGAAGAACAAGCCTTAGTGTTCAAGAAGCCAAAGCCTGGCGCTAGGAAAATTGTGCTGTCTACAAACATAGCAGAAACGTCTGTGACGATAGACGACTGTGTGTTCGTTATAGACTGCGGGCGGATGAAGGAGAAAAGGtgatttaattttgatacttattCTGAGATaattagggctgattttttatTGTCATAAAGCCTTCGCTCGGTGCTAAGAAGATTGTGCTCTCTACCAACATAGCGAAAACCTCCGTCACGATAGAAGATTGTATATTTATATTCGTTATTTACTGCAGGCGGATGAAGGAGAAAAGGTGACTTTATTATGAAATACAAAAGATCGATTATTAGCAGAGTACTGGGTACtataaataagaatatttttcGATGCCAGTCTGGCCTGGTCGacaaaattatgcaaaactCGGTGCAGAGGGCGCTACTAGAACAAACAGTAAATAAACTGATATGATGCATCATATCATGTTTATTTGTACTCGTAATCATTATCATTACTCGTATCATTGATGAACATTTTGTATTGAAAATAACCCAGTTTAGTCAGACTTGTCAAAAACAGTTtgtctgtgggctgagtgtgagtttcaTCATTCAttacgctcactagtgagcgcgtttaaaaaatgtatgaaaattttagtttttgaacgtttcccgctaggggcgctgtacaatccgtcatacattcaATGTCAtattttgacgcgctcactagtgagtgcgtttgatgaaaactcacactcagccctctgaaCATTGCAGTAATaacatctatagtctggtccgtgagcacgtagaattttgtccaatgacccctagctacccatccttatcgctcgcgcgtaattatattgctgtcgcgactgtgcgactggcacccgcagtgagtgtgcgagcgcgatagcaacataattacgcgcgagcgataaggatgggtagctaggggtcattggacaaaattctacgtgctcacagaccgggctttagaaatACTTTCATTCCAGATTCGATTCAAACCGCAACATGGAATCCCTAGACCTAGTGTGGGTCTCTCGGGCCAACGCGAAGCAACGCCGCGGCCGCGCGGGCCGAGTCATGCCCGGCGTTTGTGTGCATCTGTACACGTCGCACCGATACAACTATCATATATTAGAACAACCGGTGCCTGAGATACATAGAATACCGTTGGAACAACTGGTGTTGAAGATTAAAATACTGTCGCTATTTCAAGATATGAGCGTGCATGAAGTTTTAGGTAAGTTTGCATATAAAATAGGGCATTTTTAGGCGTCTATGTGCATCTGTATACGTCGCACCGATACAACTATCATATATTAGAACAACCGGTGCTAGAAATACACAGGATACCTCTAGAGCAGTTGGTGCTAAAGATCAAGATTCTGTCGCTGTTTCAAGATATGAGCGTCCATGAAGTCTTAGGTAAGTTTGCGTTTAATAGAACTGAGAAACATAGGAAAATGCAAGGCATTTGTGTACATCTGTACACGTCACACCGATACAACTATCACATACTAGAACAACCGGTGCCAGAAATACACAGGATACCTCTAGAGCAGTTGGTGCTAAAGATCAAGATTCTGTCGCTGTTCCAAGATATGAGCGTGCATGAAGTTTTAGGTAAGTTTGCATATAAAATAGGGCATTTTTAGGAGTTTGGGTGCATCTGTACACGTCGCACCGATACAACTATCATATACTAGAACAACCCGTGCCTGCGATACACAGAATACCGCTGGAACAACTGGTGCTGAAGATTAAAATACTGTCGCTATTTCAAGATATGAGCGTCCATGAAGTCTTAGGTAAGTTTGCGTTTAATAGAACTGAGAAAGATAGGAAAATGCCAGGCGTTTGTGTGCATCTGTACACGTCGCACCGATACAACTATCACATATTAGAACAACCCGTGCCTGAGATACATAGAATACCGCTAGAACAACTAGTTTTGAAGATCAAGATTCTGTCGTTGTTCCAAGATATGAGCGTACATGAAGTTTTAGGTAAGTTTGCGTTTAATAGAACTGAGAAAGATAGGAAAATGCCAGGCGTTTGTGTGCATCTGTACACGTCGCACCGATACAACTATCACATATTAGAACAACCGGTGCCTGAGATACATAGAATACCGTTGGAACAACTGGTGTTGAAGATTAAAATACTGTCGCTATTTCAAGATATGAGCGTGCATGAGGTCTTAGGTAAGTTTGCTTATTAGAACTGAGAAAAATAGGAAAATGCCAGGCGTTTGTGTGCATCTGTACACGTCGCACCGATACAACTATCACATACTAGAACAACCGGTGCCTGAGATACATAGAATACCGCTGGAACAACTGGTGTTGAAGATCAAGATTCTGTCATTGTTTCAAGATATGAGCGTCCATGAAGTTTTAGGTAAGTTTGCATGTAAAATAGGGCATTTTTAGGCGTCTATGTGCATCTGTACACGTCGCACCGATACAACTATCATATACTAGAACAACCCGTGCCTGAAATACATAGAATACCGCTGGAACAACTAGTGCTGAAGATTAAGATTCTATCGCTGTTTCAAGATATGAGCGTGCATGAAGTGTTAGGTAAGTTTGCTTATAATAGAAGCCACGAtggccgaacggtgaagggatcGGACTGGGTGACTCGTCATCCGAGGACCGCGGACGCTtacgctcgactattgtggtgagcctaTTGGtcacacaagcatatttagcttagtacgagcacagaataataataataagtactacgtacagaagttttacttcgcgaaggaaggtatttaaaaaaatgttagctcaatgtggtgtaatttagcttgtctcaagagtcaagcaccattttgttgacaaacgtcagtgatcggcactgcgccgaagctatagggctgacttcggtaaaatgatgtgacgtgaggtgccaaactgcagaaaatggcggaggaaatacatgatttagcatgaattatcatgaataattaactacttatttacctctcagtgtcttcaggcaacttaaaaaagtacattgtgtttttattattatttaggcagttaaatactgcacagtatttagtacaccattttctttatttttttccgtcatacacaagaatacgcgtgcgtgagttcGCTCGTATgcgaggccttgtcgaatagtaatcttatagggggccatcgtgcgtgttttgttttcgatgtaaactcgcggagatgaacaggcctggtacgagagactaacgggactattagtaatttgtgcaaaactGAACTAGTCTGATGACACTAGATACAATGACCATACAAGGACCTATTGTTTGACTAGCTATGAATATCTACCTACTAACAGTATacgaaatattaaaataacgtTCTTGTATTTTTTCCAGGTAAAACAATAGAACCGCCAACAAAACCGAACATAGATGGCGCTCTCGCCCGCTTGCAAGACGTAGGCGCGCTAGACAAGGGTTTCGCCCTGACTGCGCTCGGGAAGCACTTGGCCGCTTTGCCAGTGGACGTGCGGATAGGGAAGCTGATGCTGTTCGGAGCTATATTCTGCTGTGTGGACTCGGCTTTGACTATGGCGGCTTGTTTGAGCCATAAGAGCCCGTTTGTCGCGCCTTTTGGGAAGAAGGTAATATTTTATAGATGCGAGCCGCAAAAGCGTCTTTTCTTGTTGATTAGTCAAATACTTTCGTTTTTGGGATTGCATTAATTAACGATTGGTTAAATAGAAGCTTTCTTGGGAGGCGGTAAAGTGCAATATAGCTagtgctatacagggtgttaggtaaattggtatatgagccgacactaacccatgttaacatggg
This genomic stretch from Ostrinia nubilalis chromosome 14, ilOstNubi1.1, whole genome shotgun sequence harbors:
- the LOC135078177 gene encoding putative ATP-dependent RNA helicase DHX57, producing MDYQSRQLAEDYFLREPADARISRRPKDEPKEDPHPNLKVEMQTVRLNPDSQKLVLDTLRFIHGPDFKLGSASLYKDKGTNLGKRYWMERGNLIVQGGCDYSLTIKPDIESSEARLRAFALAKLEKYNFHKPHCAEALELAGENVEKALEILFMKYFKIVAQEKPDNIPSQAELLEMRSDEKAVLESIYDTCFRIKDNNVWIVKLELDYLTKMYQNKELELPKTKKNINYNNNLKAKPKDVCKLYLKGPCRFGAKCKFLHERKEDTEKEIIEDVKEDVKITYELEIRFPEETWYPYQPPLLFFKMENKNNVVPELTCLKVTARLLDEAKALAQDGIPSIYSLVELLNNEEDILNFIKFDTRTFPELSDTLFPQLIENSSLSKEKLPSHYKKSQNRDNRSNVNFEEVLKENKHIAKMWAEKTDNNRYHKMMSGRRKLPAWKKRTDILNAMKKSQVVVISGETGCGKSTQVPQYILDDWLERFHKDGPQHVEIVCTQPRRISAIGVAERVADERVEKTGQVVGYQIRLESKVSSKTRLTFCTTGILLRRLEYDPQLKSVTHILVDEVHERSEESDFLLLILRDLVKVRKDLTVILMSATLNADLFSQYFEKVPVLEIPGRTFPVEQLFLEDIMELTNYVLEENGPYARKVKKGDKKADLETELETADVRADSNEAPKQSIRDDNLTISQMLARYPKCSKTTCKNMYLMDSEKINQDLIEHVLTYIVNGDHNWPKEGAILVFLPGIAEIMSLHDQLAESHTFSPKTGKFVLVPLHSTLSSEEQALVFKKPKPGARKIVLSTNIAETSVTIDDCVFVIDCGRMKEKRFDSNRNMESLDLVWVSRANAKQRRGRAGRVMPGVCVHLYTSHRYNYHILEQPVPEIHRIPLEQLVLKIKILSLFQDMSVHEVLGKTIEPPTKPNIDGALARLQDVGALDKGFALTALGKHLAALPVDVRIGKLMLFGAIFCCVDSALTMAACLSHKSPFVAPFGKKSEADAKRREFACFNSDQLTTLRAYRKWQLAMKRSTHAALVFASENFLSHKTLMMMADIKHQLLGLLASIGFVPDMPDLRRKMRKDSVESLTGEVLNTNGNNDKLLAAILCAALYPNVVKVLTPEKSFHMQAGGAIPRQPTPDELKFKTKTDGYVALHPSSVNSSVGYFGSPYLVYQEKVKTSRVFIRECSMVPQLPLVLFSGCSLSVELHNGTFIVSLEDGWIMFQVEKHEVAEMLKTIRIELINLLEEKINDPSLNLLHYEKGNKIIKTIVQIISKD